In Pseudomonas fluorescens NCIMB 11764, a single window of DNA contains:
- a CDS encoding sugar phosphate isomerase/epimerase family protein: MKKMFLLGCAGRGVQPSSIGKPVSDRELPIMEQFRLQRESGLWDFVDRIPVGTEELDEYIKASQRYSLPVYSGSWTYTLGADEQRIRENIDQTLAVGAKYHNLMVWAKHADGHYITDEEVAISYLNAFEYAEKQGVIITFENHVDMWSEDPRRVSKVADIVERHGIPFNICMDYSHCIFKVENEVEIAVAQLRGDQEGIRRLDPFNDDSYADEWLARNTVHWAQVRPAAPNGPRNWWAGETGPWDGLGYDRPGRSIQYPFSNPKPGEWHTDFWHAHKLAPTKELIRKAIDSYIQEEKSSLRLMTIDNINLAAYGTGWKYDMFADSCLVAQFVRELYAERVAVHEARKSLGADFVNQHRNQL; the protein is encoded by the coding sequence ATGAAAAAGATGTTTTTGCTTGGTTGTGCAGGTCGTGGCGTTCAGCCCTCATCCATCGGTAAACCGGTCTCTGATCGCGAACTGCCGATTATGGAGCAGTTTCGTCTTCAAAGGGAATCGGGATTGTGGGACTTTGTTGATCGAATTCCAGTGGGCACCGAAGAGTTAGATGAGTATATCAAGGCAAGCCAGCGATACTCTTTACCAGTTTACAGTGGAAGTTGGACTTATACGCTCGGCGCCGATGAGCAACGTATTCGCGAAAATATTGATCAGACCTTGGCTGTGGGCGCTAAGTACCACAATCTTATGGTGTGGGCGAAGCATGCAGATGGTCACTACATTACTGATGAAGAGGTAGCGATTTCGTATTTAAACGCCTTCGAGTATGCGGAAAAGCAAGGTGTGATTATTACCTTTGAGAATCACGTTGATATGTGGTCTGAGGATCCAAGGCGTGTTTCAAAGGTAGCCGATATTGTGGAACGGCACGGCATCCCATTCAATATTTGCATGGATTACAGCCATTGTATCTTCAAAGTCGAAAACGAAGTTGAAATCGCGGTCGCCCAATTGCGAGGGGATCAAGAGGGTATTCGTCGCCTCGACCCCTTCAATGACGACAGCTACGCGGACGAATGGTTGGCTCGTAACACTGTCCACTGGGCGCAAGTGCGACCAGCTGCACCCAACGGGCCTCGTAATTGGTGGGCTGGCGAAACTGGCCCTTGGGATGGCTTAGGGTATGACCGCCCAGGGCGTTCAATCCAATATCCATTTAGCAATCCAAAACCAGGCGAATGGCATACCGATTTTTGGCATGCACATAAGCTCGCCCCCACCAAAGAGTTAATTCGTAAAGCAATTGACAGCTACATCCAGGAAGAAAAATCCAGTCTTCGGCTGATGACGATCGACAATATCAACCTCGCTGCATACGGTACAGGTTGGAAGTACGACATGTTTGCTGATAGCTGTTTGGTGGCCCAGTTTGTGCGGGAACTTTATGCGGAGCGAGTAGCTGTGCATGAAGCTAGGAAGTCTCTAGGTGCGGATTTTGTAAATCAACACCGTAATCAACTGTAA
- a CDS encoding nucleobase:cation symporter-2 family protein, which yields MQSLASQKKTSIWKVMFMGWQHVLVMYAGAVAVPLILGAALKLPKDQIAFLINADLFACGIATLIQCVGFANVGIRLPVMMGVTFTAIGPLIAIGTDPQAGLLQVFGSTIAAGIFGFLVAPFIGKLIRFFPPVVTGTEILAVGLSLMVVAASWSAGGYGNPDFGNPLYLTIAASVLVVILLIVRFAKGFISNISILLGMAFGFVLAFSAGQINFDDVSAAPWFGLVLPFHFGVPSFSLWPIVAMCIVMLVTFIESTGMFLALGELVDKPVNEKDLVRGFRADGFGTMLGGVFNTFPYTSYAQNIGLISITGVKSRWVCALAGLFLVGLALFPKVAMIIASIPPYVLGGAGLVMFGMVAASGIKVLSRVSFADSKNLYVVAISVSIGMIPVVSPQFFAKLPKDLAPLLESSVLLTAICAVVLNVFFNGFGSKEDAKESLLMAAKEAEV from the coding sequence ATGCAATCACTAGCCTCGCAGAAGAAAACAAGCATTTGGAAGGTAATGTTCATGGGGTGGCAGCACGTACTTGTGATGTACGCCGGTGCTGTCGCCGTACCGTTGATACTTGGCGCCGCGCTTAAGTTGCCTAAGGATCAAATCGCGTTCTTAATCAATGCAGATCTTTTTGCTTGTGGGATTGCAACATTAATTCAGTGTGTTGGGTTTGCCAATGTAGGTATTAGGTTACCCGTCATGATGGGCGTAACTTTTACGGCGATTGGGCCGCTGATTGCGATCGGAACAGATCCTCAAGCTGGATTGCTTCAAGTCTTTGGTTCTACTATTGCTGCCGGGATCTTTGGATTTCTGGTCGCCCCCTTCATTGGAAAACTTATAAGATTTTTTCCTCCTGTTGTAACCGGTACGGAAATTTTGGCGGTTGGTTTATCGCTGATGGTAGTAGCTGCAAGCTGGTCAGCGGGAGGATACGGCAATCCTGATTTTGGTAATCCGCTGTATCTTACTATTGCTGCCTCCGTTTTGGTCGTAATATTATTGATTGTAAGATTTGCAAAAGGCTTCATCTCGAACATTTCCATATTGTTGGGCATGGCGTTTGGGTTCGTTTTAGCCTTCAGTGCGGGGCAGATTAATTTCGATGATGTGAGCGCAGCCCCCTGGTTTGGATTGGTTTTACCTTTCCATTTTGGAGTGCCTTCATTTAGTCTCTGGCCTATTGTTGCAATGTGCATTGTTATGCTGGTTACTTTTATTGAATCCACAGGTATGTTCTTAGCGCTGGGCGAGTTGGTTGACAAGCCCGTAAACGAAAAAGACCTTGTGCGTGGGTTTAGAGCGGATGGGTTTGGAACGATGCTAGGTGGTGTGTTCAATACATTCCCCTACACGTCATATGCTCAGAATATTGGTCTTATCAGCATCACAGGTGTTAAGAGTAGATGGGTGTGCGCTCTCGCCGGACTCTTTTTGGTAGGATTGGCGTTGTTTCCAAAAGTTGCAATGATCATCGCCTCAATACCACCATACGTCTTGGGGGGAGCCGGTTTGGTAATGTTTGGGATGGTTGCAGCTAGCGGCATCAAGGTTTTATCCAGGGTCAGCTTTGCCGATAGTAAAAATCTTTACGTTGTAGCAATTAGTGTATCCATAGGAATGATTCCTGTCGTGTCGCCCCAATTCTTCGCAAAACTGCCAAAGGATTTGGCTCCGTTGCTAGAAAGCTCTGTATTGCTCACTGCGATATGTGCGGTCGTTTTGAATGTCTTCTTCAATGGCTTTGGAAGTAAGGAGGATGCTAAGGAGTCACTGCTGATGGCTGCAAAAGAAGCAGAGGTTTGA
- a CDS encoding aromatic ring-hydroxylating oxygenase subunit alpha codes for MKDQLKPLLEDKTYLRHFWHPVCTLNEFERANASGHGPMGVTLLGEKLVLARLNSKIIAAADRCAHRSAQLSIGRICSNAGKDYLECPYHGWRYDEAGACQLIPACPDKSISPRAKISSFDCEVKYDIVWVRLDNSFDCTQIPYLSDFDNPDMQVIVADSYIWETVAERRWENFTDFSHFAFVHPGTLYDPFFASHPTVYVNRVDGELQFKLAPPREMKGIPPEAPMGDFNYRCTMPYSVNLEIKLWKDDSRFVLWTTASPVDNKSCRNFMIIVREKDNQPDHMHLAFQKRVLDEDQPVIESQWPLEIQTSEVSVATDKISIQFRKWHKELSLAAVEGREAFCDSVLTNVIEEEQ; via the coding sequence GTGAAAGATCAGCTCAAGCCGTTGCTAGAAGACAAGACTTACCTTCGCCACTTCTGGCATCCAGTTTGTACCCTCAATGAATTCGAACGCGCCAACGCCAGTGGGCATGGCCCTATGGGCGTCACCTTGCTAGGCGAGAAATTGGTGTTGGCCAGGTTAAACTCTAAGATCATCGCTGCTGCTGACCGGTGTGCTCATCGTTCGGCACAGCTTTCCATCGGCCGCATCTGCAGCAACGCAGGCAAGGATTATCTCGAATGTCCCTATCACGGTTGGCGGTACGATGAGGCTGGAGCATGTCAACTAATCCCTGCTTGCCCTGACAAAAGCATTTCTCCTCGAGCCAAGATTTCCTCGTTCGATTGTGAGGTGAAATACGACATCGTGTGGGTGCGACTGGATAACAGCTTCGATTGCACCCAGATTCCATACCTCAGCGATTTCGATAATCCCGACATGCAGGTAATCGTTGCCGATTCGTATATTTGGGAGACTGTGGCTGAGCGGCGCTGGGAAAACTTCACAGACTTTTCGCACTTTGCCTTCGTACACCCTGGTACGCTCTATGATCCGTTTTTCGCTAGCCACCCGACTGTTTACGTGAATCGTGTTGATGGCGAACTGCAATTTAAACTCGCTCCGCCGCGTGAAATGAAAGGCATCCCGCCAGAAGCACCGATGGGTGACTTCAACTACCGTTGCACAATGCCGTACTCAGTAAATCTTGAAATAAAATTGTGGAAAGATGATTCTCGCTTCGTTCTTTGGACTACCGCTAGCCCTGTCGATAATAAGTCTTGCCGAAACTTTATGATTATCGTGCGTGAGAAGGATAATCAACCTGATCATATGCACCTGGCTTTCCAGAAGCGGGTGCTTGACGAAGACCAGCCTGTTATCGAATCGCAATGGCCTCTCGAAATACAGACCTCGGAAGTCTCCGTTGCAACCGATAAAATTTCCATCCAGTTCCGCAAATGGCATAAAGAGCTATCTCTGGCAGCGGTTGAAGGGCGGGAGGCGTTCTGCGATTCCGTCTTGACGAATGTTATTGAAGAGGAGCAGTAA
- a CDS encoding GntR family transcriptional regulator — translation MLTQTIVAAISDAIYHRRLPPGTKLNEREIAELFNVSRTVVRQALIRLSQDKLVEISPKRSTSVWCPTFDDAFELYQMLLVLESGVIDQLIQCITEQQLEELKVHTQKEHTAHQCGLDDEGDKLGRGFHSLLISFLGNNTINQIHSQLRRREALINALYRVGFDYCKLRNEHTQLVTCLERKDAVSAKELLASHYNLVIKGYKFDAARSPEINLKFALRV, via the coding sequence ATGCTGACCCAGACAATCGTTGCAGCCATATCTGATGCGATCTACCACCGCAGGCTTCCACCCGGTACGAAGCTGAATGAGCGAGAGATCGCAGAGCTATTCAACGTTAGCCGCACAGTCGTCCGCCAGGCCCTCATCCGACTATCTCAAGACAAGCTGGTGGAAATCTCACCCAAGCGCTCAACAAGCGTTTGGTGTCCTACATTTGACGATGCCTTCGAGCTCTACCAAATGCTCTTGGTACTCGAAAGCGGTGTGATTGATCAATTAATTCAGTGCATAACTGAACAACAGTTAGAAGAACTAAAAGTTCACACCCAAAAGGAACATACTGCCCATCAATGCGGACTGGATGATGAAGGAGATAAATTAGGAAGAGGCTTTCATTCGCTTCTTATTTCCTTTCTTGGAAATAATACTATCAATCAGATTCACTCCCAACTACGACGCCGTGAAGCGTTGATAAATGCCCTATACCGAGTTGGGTTCGACTACTGCAAGCTCAGGAATGAACATACACAACTCGTGACATGCTTAGAGCGCAAAGATGCTGTGTCAGCCAAAGAGCTTCTGGCGTCACATTACAACCTGGTTATCAAAGGTTACAAGTTTGACGCTGCCCGCTCACCTGAGATAAACCTAAAATTTGCCCTAAGAGTCTGA
- a CDS encoding outer membrane protein OmpK, whose translation MKDKIIKACLLLSAAVVAPISQADGKLLWHQESISYQYGKDFKVDPRRMQIITFEHTSAWEWGDFFFFIDNYWYPGAQTAYDGHHGMYSEYSPRFSLSKITGNDYSWGIVKDVLVATAIEWDNNRSSGRDDQVNYLVGPGFDLSLPGFDYFMLNFYYRKPEGGEGMGGWQVTPVWSYTVPVGKSNIVVDGYIDWVLGDKYGLKHNFHFNPQIKYDIGKAFWSTPSKIYVGIEYDYWSNKYGIENTSAYDTNQNVTSAIVKYYF comes from the coding sequence GTGAAAGATAAGATAATAAAGGCATGCCTGCTTCTATCCGCTGCAGTAGTAGCGCCGATAAGCCAAGCCGATGGCAAGCTGTTATGGCATCAGGAAAGTATTAGCTATCAATATGGTAAAGATTTCAAAGTTGATCCAAGACGAATGCAGATCATTACGTTTGAACATACGAGCGCATGGGAGTGGGGGGATTTCTTCTTTTTTATCGATAACTATTGGTATCCTGGGGCGCAAACAGCATATGACGGGCATCATGGGATGTATTCTGAATACTCGCCTAGATTTTCATTGTCCAAAATTACAGGAAATGATTATAGCTGGGGTATAGTTAAGGATGTGCTTGTCGCGACGGCAATTGAGTGGGATAACAACAGAAGCAGCGGGCGTGATGATCAGGTGAATTATTTGGTCGGGCCAGGGTTCGATCTTTCTTTACCGGGATTCGATTACTTCATGCTTAATTTCTACTATCGGAAACCTGAGGGTGGGGAAGGTATGGGAGGCTGGCAAGTTACACCCGTTTGGTCGTATACGGTCCCAGTTGGGAAAAGTAATATCGTAGTTGATGGCTATATTGATTGGGTTCTAGGGGATAAGTACGGATTGAAGCATAATTTCCATTTCAATCCGCAAATTAAGTACGATATCGGTAAAGCTTTTTGGAGTACTCCAAGTAAAATTTACGTTGGAATTGAGTATGATTACTGGTCTAATAAATATGGGATTGAAAATACAAGTGCATACGATACAAATCAGAATGTAACAAGTGCAATAGTAAAATATTATTTCTGA
- a CDS encoding aromatic ring-hydroxylating oxygenase subunit alpha, with the protein MEQAIINDEREYLRHFWHPVCTVTELEKAHPSSLGPLAVKLLNEQLVVAKLGEEYVAMRDRCAHRSAKLSLGTVSGNRLQCPYHGWQYDTHGACKLVPACPNSPIPNKAKVDRFDCEERYGLIWVRLDSSFDCTEIPYFSAANDPRLRIVIQEPYWWDATAERRWENFTDFSHFAFIHPGTLFDPNNAEPPIVPMDRFNGQFRFIYDTPEDMAVPNQAPIGSFSYTCSIPFAINLEVSKYSSNSLHVLFNVSCPVDDHTTKNFLIFAREQSDDSDYLHIAFNDLVFAEDKPVIESQWPKDAPADEVSVIADKVSIQYRKWLRELKEAHKEGSQAFRSALLDPVIESDRSYT; encoded by the coding sequence ATGGAACAGGCAATCATTAATGATGAACGGGAATATCTTCGCCATTTCTGGCATCCCGTGTGTACTGTAACTGAGCTTGAAAAAGCGCACCCTTCCAGCCTCGGCCCTCTGGCCGTTAAGTTGCTAAATGAACAACTCGTTGTCGCCAAGCTAGGCGAAGAGTACGTCGCGATGCGCGATAGGTGCGCTCATCGATCAGCTAAGCTTTCCTTGGGTACAGTAAGTGGAAACCGCCTACAGTGCCCCTATCATGGATGGCAATATGATACGCATGGTGCTTGCAAGCTCGTACCAGCGTGCCCCAACAGCCCAATACCCAACAAGGCTAAGGTTGATCGCTTCGATTGCGAAGAACGTTATGGATTGATTTGGGTTCGATTGGACTCTAGTTTTGACTGCACTGAGATCCCCTACTTTAGTGCAGCCAACGATCCTAGATTGCGTATTGTTATCCAAGAACCTTACTGGTGGGATGCGACCGCTGAGCGTAGATGGGAAAATTTTACAGATTTTTCTCACTTTGCATTCATTCACCCCGGCACACTTTTCGATCCAAACAATGCTGAACCTCCGATTGTTCCTATGGATCGATTCAATGGTCAGTTCCGGTTTATCTACGACACTCCGGAAGATATGGCTGTTCCTAATCAGGCTCCAATTGGGTCATTCTCGTATACTTGCAGCATACCGTTTGCTATTAACCTTGAAGTATCTAAATACTCCAGCAATTCGCTGCATGTATTGTTCAATGTGTCATGTCCAGTAGACGATCACACAACGAAAAACTTCCTGATCTTCGCCAGGGAACAATCGGACGACTCGGATTACCTACACATTGCATTTAATGATCTCGTCTTTGCTGAAGACAAACCGGTAATTGAATCCCAGTGGCCTAAAGATGCGCCAGCAGATGAGGTCTCAGTAATCGCAGACAAAGTTTCGATTCAATATCGAAAATGGCTGCGAGAACTAAAAGAAGCTCACAAAGAAGGGTCGCAAGCCTTCCGAAGTGCTTTGTTAGACCCAGTCATTGAAAGCGATAGGAGCTACACATAA
- a CDS encoding S-(hydroxymethyl)glutathione dehydrogenase/class III alcohol dehydrogenase: MIKSRAAVAFAPNQPLKIVEVDVQPPQAGEVLVRVVATGVCHTDAYTLSGQDSEGVFPCILGHEGGGIVEAVGEGVTTLEVGDHVIPLYTAECGECKFCKSGKTNLCQAVRSTQGKGLMPDGTTRFSYKGEPIFHYMGCSTFSEYTVLPEISLAKVPKEAPLEKICLLGCGVTTGIGAVLNTAKVEKGATVAVFGLGGIGLAAIIGAKMAEASRIIAIDINPSKFEIARDLGATDFINPKEHDRPIQDVIVELTEGGVDYSFECIGNVNLMRAALECCHKGWGESVIIGVAPAGAEITTRPFQLVTGRVWRGSAFGGVKGRSELPSYVERAERGDIPLDKFITHTMGLDQINDAFDLMHEGKSIRTVIHY; this comes from the coding sequence ATGATAAAATCACGCGCTGCAGTAGCGTTCGCGCCCAATCAGCCCCTGAAGATTGTTGAGGTTGATGTTCAGCCACCTCAGGCTGGCGAAGTATTGGTTCGAGTGGTGGCCACCGGTGTTTGTCATACGGATGCTTACACGCTTTCTGGGCAAGACTCTGAAGGCGTATTTCCATGCATATTGGGGCATGAAGGTGGTGGGATCGTTGAAGCAGTAGGCGAAGGGGTCACTACTCTTGAGGTCGGCGATCATGTCATTCCTCTCTATACCGCAGAATGTGGAGAGTGTAAGTTTTGCAAGTCAGGTAAAACCAACTTGTGCCAAGCCGTGAGGTCAACACAAGGCAAAGGACTTATGCCAGACGGCACGACACGGTTTAGCTACAAAGGTGAGCCTATCTTCCATTACATGGGCTGCTCTACGTTCTCTGAATATACGGTGTTGCCTGAAATTAGTTTGGCTAAGGTTCCTAAAGAAGCACCACTTGAAAAAATTTGCTTGCTTGGCTGCGGTGTAACGACGGGGATCGGTGCAGTACTCAATACAGCTAAGGTAGAAAAAGGTGCTACTGTGGCGGTTTTCGGCCTGGGAGGCATCGGACTCGCGGCTATTATTGGTGCGAAGATGGCGGAAGCCAGTCGTATCATTGCGATTGATATAAATCCCTCTAAGTTTGAAATCGCACGAGATTTGGGTGCTACTGACTTCATAAACCCCAAAGAGCACGATCGTCCTATCCAAGACGTTATTGTCGAGCTTACGGAAGGAGGGGTTGACTATTCCTTCGAATGCATCGGAAATGTCAACCTTATGCGGGCTGCGCTCGAGTGCTGCCATAAAGGTTGGGGAGAGTCTGTAATCATCGGCGTTGCACCTGCAGGAGCCGAAATTACCACTCGACCATTCCAATTGGTTACTGGCCGTGTCTGGCGCGGTTCCGCATTTGGTGGCGTTAAAGGCAGGAGTGAACTGCCAAGCTATGTGGAAAGAGCGGAGAGGGGTGATATTCCACTCGACAAATTCATCACCCATACGATGGGGCTCGACCAAATTAATGATGCGTTTGATCTGATGCATGAGGGTAAGAGCATTCGAACGGTAATTCATTATTAA
- a CDS encoding GlxA family transcriptional regulator: MHEEFGKTRNIDIVIYPEFKSFEAIGPMTVFTYANKILQASGSLDRYHLTLRSTTIGPVISDTEISFQATDTLESIEASNSVLLVGAHDIQRLANENRELIHWITHNAQKVDRFAALCSGAFFLAATGLLNGRRATTHWRMAGEFQSSFPNVIMDIDSIFIRDGNLWTSAGVSASIDLALAFVEEDHGHKLALEVAQDLVIYLKRPGGQSQFSTNLMTQKTQLSSLRQTQEWVFDNLDQKINVSMMADRASMSTRHFTRLFQKEVGMCPSEFLEKSRIDFARRLLSGDDLPLKTIAFKAGFTSSDHMRLTFKKHLSVTPKEYRSRFVKSYG; the protein is encoded by the coding sequence ATGCACGAAGAATTTGGTAAAACAAGAAATATTGATATTGTAATTTACCCTGAATTCAAGTCATTTGAGGCGATTGGCCCAATGACCGTCTTCACTTATGCGAACAAAATCCTGCAGGCAAGTGGATCGCTTGACCGATATCACCTTACTCTTCGCTCAACTACTATCGGCCCGGTAATTTCGGATACAGAAATATCATTCCAAGCGACCGACACCCTCGAGAGCATTGAAGCCTCAAACTCTGTTCTTCTTGTTGGAGCCCATGACATACAACGACTCGCGAATGAAAATAGAGAACTCATACACTGGATTACTCATAACGCCCAGAAGGTTGACCGATTTGCTGCATTATGCTCCGGAGCTTTTTTTCTAGCAGCAACTGGCTTACTAAATGGTCGTCGGGCCACTACTCATTGGCGAATGGCTGGTGAATTCCAATCTAGTTTCCCTAATGTAATCATGGATATAGATTCGATTTTTATTCGCGACGGAAATCTTTGGACTTCCGCCGGCGTCAGTGCATCCATAGATCTGGCTCTAGCGTTCGTAGAAGAGGATCATGGACATAAGCTCGCCCTTGAGGTGGCACAAGACCTTGTTATATATCTCAAACGTCCTGGTGGTCAGTCCCAATTCAGCACAAACCTGATGACTCAAAAAACTCAACTATCAAGTCTTCGACAGACACAAGAATGGGTATTTGACAATTTAGATCAAAAAATTAATGTTTCGATGATGGCAGATCGCGCCTCAATGAGCACACGCCATTTCACTCGATTATTTCAAAAAGAGGTTGGTATGTGCCCTTCCGAGTTCCTGGAGAAATCTCGTATTGACTTCGCAAGGCGCTTGTTAAGCGGAGATGATCTGCCTCTAAAAACTATAGCCTTCAAAGCTGGATTCACCAGCTCTGATCACATGCGACTAACATTCAAGAAGCATCTTTCAGTAACCCCTAAAGAATACCGTAGCCGCTTCGTTAAAAGTTATGGATAA
- the ccmI gene encoding c-type cytochrome biogenesis protein CcmI yields the protein MIDFWLAAGLLLLVALSFLLIPVLRSRRAQLEEDRTALNVALYQERVAELQVQQQEGVLDAAQMDAGRAEAARELLADTEGVAAPRVTRLGKAAPLLAAILVPVLGLGLYLHFGASDKVELTREFAQAPQSMEEMTRRLERAVAAQPDSAEALYFLGRTYMTQERPGDAAKVFERTVNLAGRQPELLGQWAQAQYFADGKKWSDKVQALTDEALKADPKEVTSLGLLGIAAFEGQRYQEAIDYWNRLLEQLPPDDQSRIALQGGITRASEKLVASGGKVAEAPAAKPAALLKVRVDLAADLKAKVQPGDSVFIFARATSGPPAPLAAKRLTVADLPATVELGDGDAMMPQLKLSNFLEVQLVARISRAGQPTAGEWIGRSQPLASSTTAPQQLTIDSPDK from the coding sequence ATGATTGATTTCTGGCTCGCTGCAGGTCTGCTGCTCCTGGTAGCCCTGAGTTTTCTGTTGATCCCCGTTCTGCGCAGCCGTCGCGCCCAGCTCGAAGAGGATCGTACTGCCCTGAACGTGGCGCTGTATCAGGAGCGCGTGGCTGAACTGCAGGTTCAGCAGCAAGAGGGCGTGCTCGATGCCGCGCAAATGGACGCCGGCCGCGCCGAAGCTGCCCGTGAACTGCTTGCCGACACCGAAGGCGTTGCCGCGCCGCGGGTGACGCGCCTGGGCAAGGCGGCACCGTTGCTGGCGGCCATCCTGGTGCCGGTGCTGGGCCTGGGCCTGTACCTTCATTTCGGTGCCAGCGATAAAGTCGAGCTGACCCGGGAATTCGCCCAGGCGCCGCAGTCGATGGAAGAGATGACCCGACGCCTGGAGCGTGCGGTCGCGGCGCAGCCCGATTCTGCCGAAGCGCTGTACTTTCTCGGTCGCACCTACATGACCCAGGAGCGTCCGGGTGATGCGGCGAAGGTCTTCGAGCGCACCGTCAACCTGGCCGGGCGCCAGCCTGAACTGTTGGGGCAATGGGCCCAGGCGCAGTATTTCGCCGATGGCAAGAAGTGGTCGGACAAGGTCCAGGCGCTGACGGACGAAGCACTCAAGGCCGATCCGAAAGAAGTCACCAGCCTGGGCCTGTTGGGCATCGCTGCCTTCGAAGGCCAGCGTTATCAGGAAGCCATCGATTACTGGAATCGCCTGCTGGAGCAACTGCCGCCAGACGACCAATCCCGTATCGCGCTGCAGGGCGGTATTACTCGCGCCAGCGAGAAACTGGTGGCCAGCGGTGGCAAGGTTGCCGAGGCGCCAGCAGCCAAGCCGGCAGCGCTGCTCAAGGTCCGGGTGGACCTGGCGGCCGACCTGAAGGCCAAGGTCCAGCCGGGTGACAGCGTGTTCATTTTCGCCCGCGCCACCTCTGGCCCACCGGCGCCATTGGCGGCCAAACGCCTGACCGTGGCCGATCTGCCGGCCACCGTCGAATTGGGCGATGGCGATGCAATGATGCCGCAGTTGAAACTGTCGAACTTCCTTGAAGTCCAACTGGTTGCGCGCATCTCCCGCGCCGGTCAACCGACCGCGGGCGAGTGGATCGGTCGCAGCCAGCCCCTGGCCAGCAGCACCACCGCGCCGCAACAACTGACCATCGATAGCCCGGATAAATAA
- a CDS encoding cytochrome c-type biogenesis protein, translating into MKRLIASVVLGLSLTGVANAAIDTYEFAKESDRERFRELTKELRCPKCQNQDIADSNAPIAADLRKEIFRMLGEGKDNQQIIDFMVDRYGDFVRYKPALNAKTALLWFGPAGLLLGGVVIIAVIVRRRRVQRAETPGSLSAEERERLDQLLDKNQE; encoded by the coding sequence ATGAAGCGCTTGATCGCCTCCGTTGTCCTGGGCTTGAGCCTGACCGGCGTGGCCAACGCCGCCATCGACACCTACGAGTTCGCCAAGGAAAGTGATCGCGAGCGTTTTCGCGAGTTGACCAAGGAACTGCGTTGCCCCAAGTGCCAGAACCAGGACATCGCCGACTCCAACGCCCCGATCGCCGCCGACCTGCGCAAAGAGATTTTCCGCATGCTCGGCGAGGGCAAGGACAACCAGCAGATCATCGACTTCATGGTCGATCGCTACGGTGATTTCGTCCGCTACAAACCGGCCCTGAACGCCAAGACCGCGCTGCTCTGGTTCGGTCCCGCCGGCCTGCTGCTGGGTGGTGTGGTGATCATCGCGGTGATCGTGCGCCGTCGTCGCGTGCAACGCGCCGAAACGCCGGGCTCGCTTTCTGCCGAGGAGCGCGAGCGCCTCGACCAACTGTTGGATAAAAACCAAGAATGA
- a CDS encoding DsbE family thiol:disulfide interchange protein — translation MKRWLMLLPLAIFLVVAVFLYRGLYLDPAELPSAMIGKPFPEFSLPAVQGDKTLTRADILGKPALVNVWGTWCISCRVEHPVLNKLAEKGVVIYGINYKDVNADALKWLADFHNPYQLDIRDDAGTLGLNLGVYGAPETFFIDAKGIIRDKFVGVIDEQVWREKLAAKYQALVDEAKP, via the coding sequence ATGAAGCGTTGGTTGATGCTGTTACCACTGGCGATTTTCCTGGTGGTGGCTGTTTTCCTGTATCGCGGTCTGTACCTGGACCCGGCCGAGTTGCCCTCGGCGATGATCGGCAAACCCTTTCCGGAGTTCTCCCTCCCGGCGGTGCAGGGCGACAAGACCCTGACCCGCGCCGACATTCTCGGCAAGCCGGCGCTGGTCAACGTCTGGGGCACCTGGTGCATTTCCTGCCGGGTCGAGCACCCGGTGTTGAACAAGCTGGCCGAAAAGGGCGTGGTGATCTACGGCATCAACTACAAGGACGTCAACGCCGACGCCTTGAAGTGGTTGGCGGACTTCCACAACCCCTATCAACTGGACATCCGCGACGACGCCGGCACCCTGGGCTTGAACCTCGGTGTGTATGGCGCCCCGGAAACCTTCTTCATCGACGCCAAGGGCATCATCCGCGACAAATTCGTCGGTGTGATCGACGAGCAGGTCTGGCGCGAAAAACTGGCGGCCAAATACCAGGCGCTGGTCGACGAGGCCAAGCCATGA